GTGAGCCAATGGTCAGATCTTTCTGGTCTAGGAAATCATGCAACTCCCAGTAAGGGAGCCGTTACCTATCCGAGTTTAGCTTTTTTCCCTTCCGGACTCAAAGGCCTTGATTTTGGAAGTGGACGCAACACCTTGGAACTGTTCGATGCCCAAGAATCTGACGGCTTGCTCGACCAGACTGGTAGGGATGGTTTTGCTGCACTCATCGCTTACCGTAAAACCGGTAATCAAAGTGATCAACAGGATTTACTAGGTAATGTGTCAAAAACGGACGCTTCTCAGGATGGTGGATTCGTGGTAAGGCTAAGCTCAGGCGGAGTGCTACGTGCCATCATGGGGGATGTTTCACTCATCAGCACTGGAGATAATCTCAAAATAGGGGATTCTATGGTCATAGGCGTTCGCTACCTGGCTGATACCGGGCTCCTTGAGCTCTATAACTCTCTCGGGGACACAGTCGAGACGACCACGGTCGCTGCCACAGATTTTTCCAATTCCAGCCCACTGACTCTGGGTTCGGCGGACAAGCAAAGCCGTTACGCAATAGGAGTCATAGGAGAGGTCAAAATATTTAGCGGAGCCATGGATTCGGATGCATTCCAATCCGAGTGGTCCGCTTTGAACACTAAATGGATAACAAATGAAACCGACTATTGGGCTTCTGGACTGGGCTTTGATATTGGAAGCGAAGATGAAGACTTTGATGGTGACGGGGTATCTAATTTTATTGAATACGTTTTTGGTGGATCACCTATGGATAGCTCAGTGCAAATGTTTCCGGTTAAAATGAAAACCTCTGGAGATACCCTCGTTTACTCTCATGCTCGTCGCATAGATAGCAATGGCCTAACCTACCAAGTTCAAATCTCCCCCAATCTTCAGCCCGGCAGCTGGATGGATATCAATCCGAGTATCATTAATGTGGAGCCTATAGACAATGAATTCCAACTCATCGAGCTGGAGATACCAAGTGGTGAAGATTCCCTATTAAATGAGGGTGATGCTCTGTTTATTCGTGTGAAGGCTGTTTCCTCTCAGGAAACCGCCCCAAATATTCTTCTCATCCAAGCAGATGATCTTGGATATACCGATCTTGGTATTCATGGGAGCCAGATGGTTCAGACACCTCATTTGGATCGTTTAGGCCAGGAATCCATGCGTTTCGATCGTTTCTATGTGCACCCACTTTGTGCCCCTACGAGGGCTTCGCTCCTAACAGGTAAGCATTTCTGGCGAACAGGTGTTTACGGGGTGCATGGAGGAATGGATTTCATGAACTTGGATGAAACTACAATTGCTGAAGTATTGGGCAATGCTGGTTATCGAACTGGCATGTGGGGAAAATGGCATAGTGGAAAGTCAGACGGCTACTTTCCTTGGGACCGTGGTTTTGATGAGGCCTACATGGCCGAACTCTATGAATACAAAGATAATCAAGGGCTTCTAAATGGAGAACCGGCTCCTGCAAATGGATGGACTCCCGCGGTTCTTACCGACTACGCAGTGGATTTCATGAAAAGAAACCCGGATAAACCATTTTTCGCCTATGTTTCCTACCTGTCGCCACATGGAGAATGGGCAGCACCAGAGGAGTATATTGCACCCTATCAATCAGCTGGTTACTCAAAGAATAGTTCAACACTATACGGTATGATCAGTCACATGGACTATCACATCGGAAGGCTGCTGAACTCACTAGACGATTTGGGACTGCGGGAATCAACAATTGTTTTATTTATGAGCGACAATGGACCAGCTCGCAATGTATCTGGCTTTGATGTGACCGATGAAGAATGGATAGAGCGTATGGCTCCGCTTCTGCTAAGAGGTAAAAAATCCACGGTTTATGAAAATGGTATACGATCGCCCCTGTTTATCCGCTGGGGTGACCGCCTGAAACCAGAAGTAAATAATGAGATATTGACTATCATGGATATCCTCCCAACCTTAGCGGAGCTTGGCGGAGCAAAAACACCTGGAGGACTCGATGGAAAAAGCTTTTATTCTTTGCTAGAGAGTCCCCATAAAGAATGGCCTGAGCGAA
This DNA window, taken from Verrucomicrobiota bacterium, encodes the following:
- a CDS encoding sulfatase-like hydrolase/transferase, which codes for VSQWSDLSGLGNHATPSKGAVTYPSLAFFPSGLKGLDFGSGRNTLELFDAQESDGLLDQTGRDGFAALIAYRKTGNQSDQQDLLGNVSKTDASQDGGFVVRLSSGGVLRAIMGDVSLISTGDNLKIGDSMVIGVRYLADTGLLELYNSLGDTVETTTVAATDFSNSSPLTLGSADKQSRYAIGVIGEVKIFSGAMDSDAFQSEWSALNTKWITNETDYWASGLGFDIGSEDEDFDGDGVSNFIEYVFGGSPMDSSVQMFPVKMKTSGDTLVYSHARRIDSNGLTYQVQISPNLQPGSWMDINPSIINVEPIDNEFQLIELEIPSGEDSLLNEGDALFIRVKAVSSQETAPNILLIQADDLGYTDLGIHGSQMVQTPHLDRLGQESMRFDRFYVHPLCAPTRASLLTGKHFWRTGVYGVHGGMDFMNLDETTIAEVLGNAGYRTGMWGKWHSGKSDGYFPWDRGFDEAYMAELYEYKDNQGLLNGEPAPANGWTPAVLTDYAVDFMKRNPDKPFFAYVSYLSPHGEWAAPEEYIAPYQSAGYSKNSSTLYGMISHMDYHIGRLLNSLDDLGLRESTIVLFMSDNGPARNVSGFDVTDEEWIERMAPLLLRGKKSTVYENGIRSPLFIRWGDRLKPEVNNEILTIMDILPTLAELGGAKTPGGLDGKSFYSLLESPHKEWPERNLYFSLTKPSLPGGVDLKYQPFEKHTLTAGPQRLVVMGNGLKLLKRNGKADLFDISEDIREQNNLKSKQPEIANYLSAQADAWFERILEEPGSFTRPTMLIGNKEKKVSEFPAYCVAQTQGGLENSAFKLKNWKELGDIATFYLHIQRHGTYNFEILFEDQLSASAEFEIELAGQTTVCNTDGLEKSHQVISVNPIDVEQGETTLSIKLISPLSTAVAMSSITMKRGD